A single region of the Acidobacteriota bacterium genome encodes:
- the npdG gene encoding NADPH-dependent F420 reductase — translation MPDNESTSSSLPTLAMLGATGDLGGGLARRWAAAGYTIVIGSRSREKGAGSAEDVNEQLRGLGLPATVRGTDNLTAAREGDIVVLTVPYAFQRATLEGVRETIQGKILVDCTVPLVPPKVARVQLPDEGCAANIAQQAVGPGVRVVSALQNVGAAHLREEGAVHCDVLVAGDDPSARAEVIELIEALGMRGWHAGPLDNAAAAEALTSVLIQLNRKYGIAGAGIRITGEPTRTP, via the coding sequence ATGCCAGACAACGAGTCGACCAGCTCCTCCCTTCCCACGCTCGCCATGCTCGGCGCCACCGGCGACCTCGGCGGCGGTCTGGCCCGACGATGGGCGGCCGCCGGCTACACGATCGTCATCGGCTCCCGGTCGCGCGAAAAGGGCGCCGGTTCGGCTGAGGACGTGAACGAACAGCTTCGCGGGCTGGGCCTTCCAGCGACGGTCCGCGGCACGGACAACCTGACTGCGGCCCGAGAGGGTGACATCGTCGTGCTGACCGTGCCCTACGCCTTCCAGCGGGCGACGCTGGAGGGAGTGCGCGAAACGATCCAGGGGAAGATCCTCGTCGACTGCACGGTGCCGCTCGTACCGCCGAAGGTTGCCCGCGTGCAGCTCCCCGACGAAGGCTGCGCCGCGAACATCGCGCAACAGGCCGTCGGCCCCGGCGTGCGCGTGGTCTCCGCGTTGCAGAACGTCGGCGCTGCCCATCTGCGCGAGGAGGGCGCGGTCCATTGTGACGTGCTCGTTGCGGGCGACGATCCCTCGGCCCGCGCCGAGGTCATCGAACTGATCGAGGCGCTCGGCATGCGAGGCTGGCATGCCGGACCGCTCGACAACGCGGCCGCCGCCGAGGCGCTGACCTCCGTCCTGATCCAGTTGAACCGCAAGTACGGCATCGCCGGCGCGGGCATCCGGATCACGGGCGAACCGACCCGGACGCCCTGA
- the cofE gene encoding coenzyme F420-0:L-glutamate ligase, producing MLNIKSVPGLPEVQPGDDLAVLIAEAMRQARMKLRAGDVLVLAQKIVSKAEGRTVDLARVEPRPEAVRLAAKCDKDPRLVELVLRDSTAVLRTAPGVIIVEHRLGLVLANAGIDQSNLRPGDDHGHALLLPEDPDASAAALRETLAAHFGVERLGVIVNDSVGRAWRLGTVGLAIGVAGMTALWDLRGDRDLFGRELLVSETGIADQVASAAQIVQGEGDEGTPVVRVRGLGRLGPAQTARDLLRPREQDLFR from the coding sequence ATGCTGAACATCAAGTCCGTCCCGGGCCTGCCCGAAGTCCAACCAGGGGACGACCTGGCGGTACTGATCGCCGAGGCCATGCGGCAGGCCCGGATGAAGCTGCGAGCCGGCGACGTCCTCGTCCTCGCGCAGAAGATCGTGTCCAAGGCGGAGGGACGGACCGTCGACCTCGCGAGGGTGGAACCACGTCCCGAGGCCGTCCGGCTGGCGGCGAAGTGCGACAAGGACCCACGCCTGGTCGAACTGGTGCTCCGGGATTCGACGGCGGTGCTGCGCACCGCGCCCGGAGTCATCATCGTCGAGCACCGGCTCGGTCTCGTGCTGGCGAACGCCGGAATCGACCAGTCGAACCTGCGTCCCGGCGACGACCACGGGCACGCCCTGCTCCTGCCGGAAGATCCGGACGCCTCGGCGGCGGCCCTGCGCGAAACCCTGGCGGCGCACTTCGGAGTCGAGCGCCTCGGCGTGATCGTCAACGACAGCGTCGGTCGCGCCTGGCGGCTGGGCACCGTCGGGCTCGCCATCGGTGTCGCCGGAATGACCGCGCTCTGGGACCTGCGGGGTGATCGCGACCTGTTCGGCCGTGAACTCCTGGTCTCGGAAACCGGGATCGCCGACCAGGTCGCGAGCGCCGCCCAGATCGTCCAGGGCGAGGGTGACGAGGGCACTCCGGTCGTGCGCGTTCGCGGCCTCGGGCGGCTTGGACCTGCTCAGACCGCCCGCGACCTGCTGAGACCGCGCGAGCAGGACCTGTTCCGGTGA
- a CDS encoding TerC family protein, giving the protein MIELLSQPAFWAALFSVTLIQIALGADNLIIITIIANKLPEERRQQAIRLGLLLAMALRIVLLLILSLVLGAATTELWHFDGGLLGVQMAGTVDGKSLVLVIGGLFLIWKGVKELRVKLKAVEHEVAKANRFAEVVALIVGMNLIFSVDSILTVVGMTDIFAVMVGSVLISVALMLVFAGPISRFLSSNPEFEILGLFVLLLIGFVLILEAGHSAHMVVNGSPTPYIPQWIVIFILLLMFALDLYQNWWERKRDVDTVTLHRRRK; this is encoded by the coding sequence ATGATCGAACTCCTGTCCCAGCCGGCCTTTTGGGCGGCCCTGTTCTCGGTGACGCTGATCCAGATCGCGCTCGGCGCGGACAACCTGATCATCATCACGATCATCGCCAACAAGCTGCCGGAAGAGCGGCGCCAGCAGGCGATCCGGTTGGGACTGCTGCTGGCGATGGCGCTGCGCATCGTGCTGCTGCTGATCCTGAGCCTGGTGCTAGGAGCGGCGACCACAGAGCTCTGGCACTTCGATGGCGGGCTGCTCGGCGTCCAGATGGCCGGGACCGTGGACGGCAAGTCCCTGGTGCTCGTGATCGGCGGGCTCTTCCTGATCTGGAAGGGTGTCAAGGAGCTCCGCGTCAAGCTGAAGGCGGTCGAGCACGAAGTCGCGAAGGCGAACAGGTTCGCCGAGGTCGTCGCGTTGATCGTCGGCATGAACCTCATCTTCTCGGTCGATTCGATCCTCACCGTCGTCGGCATGACGGACATCTTCGCGGTCATGGTCGGCTCCGTGCTGATCTCGGTGGCGTTGATGCTGGTCTTCGCCGGCCCGATCTCGCGCTTCCTCAGTTCGAACCCCGAGTTCGAGATCCTCGGCCTGTTCGTGCTCCTGCTGATCGGCTTCGTCCTGATCCTCGAGGCGGGCCACAGCGCGCACATGGTGGTCAACGGATCCCCCACGCCCTACATCCCGCAGTGGATCGTCATCTTCATCCTGCTCCTGATGTTCGCGCTCGACCTCTACCAGAACTGGTGGGAGCGCAAGCGTGACGTCGACACGGTGACGCTGCACCGGCGGCGGAAGTAG
- a CDS encoding glutathione S-transferase family protein: MKLHEAATTPNCRRVRIFLAEKGIEIPVVPVDVGKAENRQDAFRKKNPMGRVPVLELDDGTFIAESVAICRYFEQLQPEPALMGGGDPEQVARIEMWQRRMELEITVPIMQVFRNTHPYFADRIDQYPDYGESQRRHATKRLAWLDQELADREFVAGDQYSIADITAQIGIDFGRVTKFRVTEETPNLLRWHQAVSARPSAKA, encoded by the coding sequence ATGAAGCTACACGAAGCCGCCACCACCCCCAACTGCCGCCGCGTACGCATCTTTCTGGCCGAGAAGGGCATCGAGATTCCCGTCGTGCCGGTCGACGTGGGCAAGGCCGAGAACCGCCAGGACGCCTTCCGGAAGAAGAACCCGATGGGCCGCGTCCCGGTGCTCGAGCTCGACGACGGCACGTTCATCGCCGAGTCGGTCGCCATCTGCCGCTACTTCGAGCAGTTGCAGCCCGAGCCGGCGCTGATGGGCGGTGGCGACCCCGAGCAAGTCGCCCGCATCGAGATGTGGCAGCGCCGGATGGAGCTCGAGATCACCGTGCCGATCATGCAGGTCTTCCGCAACACCCACCCGTACTTCGCCGATCGCATCGACCAGTACCCGGACTACGGCGAGAGTCAGCGCCGCCACGCGACGAAGCGCCTGGCCTGGCTCGATCAGGAACTCGCCGACCGCGAGTTCGTCGCCGGCGACCAGTACTCGATCGCCGACATCACGGCCCAGATCGGGATCGACTTCGGTCGCGTGACGAAGTTCCGAGTGACGGAGGAGACGCCGAACCTCCTACGCTGGCATCAGGCGGTCTCGGCGCGGCCGAGCGCGAAAGCCTAG
- a CDS encoding 4-hydroxybutyrate CoA-transferase — MEKLAPEQVGALLRPGMRVAVLGGCNEPRGIASALHAQPEATAGVEFTVTRIPGIASPTLAPWAGSTVRSFFVTPEMRAGFEAGSVRFVPMQYRHVWDDLMAAPFDLAIAQFTPPDGNGDCSLGIGAGFLPALLQRPEIPFVAEWNRSLPRLSGAPTVPANRFDYVVDTDVEPPTLASRSGPAAERIGALVAELIRDGDCIETGVGAIPGAVLAALHGHRDLGFHSGLLSDGVMDLVEAGAVTGARKTIDRGRLVAAMVLGSPRLYDWATRCDLIDLRTVDYTHDVRVIARLDNFVALNSAVEVDLFGQVNSEMVRGRQISGTGGAVDFMRGARMSAGGRSIVALEATAGGGRFSRIVPELPPAHAATALRTDADIFVTEYGVAEVRGLNLVERARRLARIAAPEFREELDTQAAQLCR; from the coding sequence ATGGAGAAACTCGCTCCGGAGCAAGTCGGCGCACTGCTCCGCCCCGGCATGAGGGTCGCCGTCCTGGGCGGCTGCAACGAACCCCGCGGCATCGCGTCGGCGCTACATGCTCAACCCGAGGCGACCGCGGGCGTGGAGTTCACGGTCACCCGCATCCCCGGCATTGCCTCGCCGACGCTCGCACCCTGGGCCGGATCGACGGTGCGGAGCTTCTTCGTCACCCCGGAGATGCGGGCCGGCTTCGAGGCCGGCTCCGTTCGCTTCGTGCCGATGCAGTACCGGCATGTCTGGGACGATCTGATGGCCGCGCCCTTCGACCTGGCGATCGCCCAGTTCACGCCGCCGGACGGGAACGGCGACTGCTCGCTCGGGATCGGCGCCGGCTTCCTGCCGGCGCTGCTGCAACGCCCGGAGATTCCATTCGTCGCGGAGTGGAACCGCTCCCTGCCCCGGCTGTCGGGCGCCCCGACTGTGCCGGCAAACCGCTTCGACTACGTCGTCGACACCGACGTCGAACCGCCCACGCTTGCCAGCCGGAGCGGCCCCGCCGCCGAGCGCATCGGCGCCTTGGTCGCGGAACTGATCCGCGACGGCGACTGCATCGAGACCGGCGTGGGCGCGATCCCGGGCGCGGTCCTGGCCGCCTTGCACGGGCACCGCGATCTCGGCTTTCACTCCGGCCTGCTGTCCGATGGCGTGATGGATCTCGTGGAAGCGGGGGCCGTCACGGGCGCCCGCAAGACGATCGACCGCGGGCGCCTGGTCGCGGCCATGGTCCTGGGCTCACCGCGCCTCTACGACTGGGCGACCCGTTGCGACCTGATCGACCTGCGCACCGTCGACTACACCCACGACGTGCGGGTGATCGCCAGGCTGGACAACTTCGTCGCGCTGAACTCCGCGGTCGAGGTGGACCTCTTCGGCCAGGTCAACTCGGAGATGGTCCGCGGCCGTCAGATCAGCGGCACGGGCGGCGCCGTCGACTTCATGCGCGGCGCCCGGATGTCGGCCGGCGGACGCTCGATCGTCGCCCTCGAGGCGACCGCCGGCGGAGGCCGCTTCTCCAGGATCGTCCCGGAACTGCCGCCGGCGCACGCCGCCACCGCGCTGCGGACCGACGCTGACATCTTCGTCACCGAGTACGGCGTCGCCGAGGTCCGCGGACTGAACCTCGTCGAACGGGCCCGCCGGCTTGCGCGGATTGCGGCGCCCGAGTTCCGGGAGGAGTTGGACACCCAGGCTGCGCAGCTCTGTCGCTAG